The proteins below are encoded in one region of Enhydrobacter sp.:
- a CDS encoding AMP-binding protein: MTQLSYDHGVSRNKLIGETIGAFFDRTVETHRDREALVVKHQNVRWSWGELGRRVDDLAAGLLSLGLQRGDRIGIWAPNNSEWTLTQFATAKAGLVLVNVNPAYRRAELEYAMNKVECKALVLAPALKTSNYLEIVADLMKDRKLPHLKHIVRLGGEKTPGMLNFDDVAKAGGNAERVKLAEIGPKLQFDDAINIQFTSGTTGFPKGATLSHHNILNNGFFVAEGLKFTPDDRLCIPVPLYHCFGMVMGNLGCLTHGATMVYPAESFDPLATLQTVAEERCTALYGVPTMFIAQLDHPEFDKFDLKSLRTGIMAGSPCPIEVMKRVQSKMNMHEVTIAYGMTETSPVSTQCATDDPVERRVSTVGQVLPHIEIKIVDTEGRCVPRGETGEFCTRGYSVMKGYWNDDDKTAEAIDDGGWMHTGDLATMDAEGYVNIVGRLKDMVIRGGENVYPREIEEFLYRHPKVQDVQVIGVPDQKYGEEICAWVKLRDGQSATAEEIREFCKGQIAHYKIPRYIEFVDAFPMTITGKIQKFVMREQTIGKLGLKAQKTA; this comes from the coding sequence ATGACACAGCTTTCCTATGACCACGGCGTTTCCCGGAACAAGCTGATCGGCGAGACGATCGGCGCCTTCTTCGACCGCACCGTCGAGACCCATCGCGACCGCGAGGCGCTGGTCGTGAAGCACCAGAACGTCCGATGGAGCTGGGGCGAGCTCGGCCGCCGGGTCGACGATCTGGCGGCGGGCCTGCTGTCGCTGGGCCTCCAGCGCGGCGATCGCATCGGTATCTGGGCGCCCAACAATTCGGAATGGACGCTGACGCAGTTCGCCACGGCCAAGGCCGGGCTGGTGCTGGTGAACGTAAACCCGGCCTACCGTCGGGCCGAGCTCGAGTACGCCATGAACAAGGTCGAGTGCAAGGCGCTGGTCCTCGCGCCGGCGCTCAAGACCTCGAACTATCTCGAGATCGTGGCCGATCTGATGAAGGACAGGAAGCTCCCGCACCTCAAGCACATCGTCCGGCTCGGCGGCGAGAAGACTCCGGGCATGCTGAACTTCGACGATGTCGCCAAGGCCGGCGGCAACGCCGAGCGGGTGAAGCTCGCCGAGATCGGGCCGAAGCTGCAGTTCGACGACGCCATCAACATCCAGTTCACCTCGGGCACGACGGGCTTCCCCAAGGGCGCCACGCTCAGCCACCACAACATCTTGAACAATGGCTTCTTCGTCGCCGAAGGCCTGAAGTTCACGCCCGACGACCGGCTCTGCATCCCTGTGCCGCTCTACCACTGCTTCGGCATGGTGATGGGCAATCTCGGCTGCCTGACACACGGCGCGACCATGGTCTATCCAGCCGAGTCGTTCGATCCGCTGGCGACCCTGCAGACCGTCGCCGAGGAGCGCTGCACGGCGCTCTACGGCGTGCCCACGATGTTCATCGCCCAGCTCGACCATCCCGAGTTCGACAAGTTCGACCTCAAGAGCCTGCGCACCGGCATCATGGCGGGCTCGCCCTGCCCAATCGAGGTGATGAAGCGCGTGCAGAGCAAGATGAACATGCACGAGGTCACCATCGCCTACGGCATGACCGAGACCTCGCCGGTCTCGACCCAGTGCGCGACCGACGATCCCGTCGAGCGCCGCGTCTCCACGGTCGGGCAGGTGCTGCCGCATATCGAGATCAAGATCGTCGACACCGAGGGCAGGTGCGTGCCGCGCGGCGAGACCGGCGAGTTCTGCACCCGCGGCTACTCGGTGATGAAGGGCTACTGGAACGACGACGACAAGACGGCCGAGGCGATCGACGACGGCGGCTGGATGCACACCGGCGACCTCGCGACCATGGACGCGGAGGGCTATGTCAACATCGTGGGCCGCCTCAAGGACATGGTGATCAGGGGTGGCGAGAACGTCTATCCGCGCGAGATCGAGGAGTTCCTCTACCGCCATCCCAAGGTGCAGGACGTGCAGGTGATCGGCGTGCCGGATCAGAAGTACGGCGAGGAGATCTGCGCCTGGGTCAAGCTGCGCGACGGCCAGAGCGCGACGGCGGAGGAGATCCGCGAGTTCTGCAAGGGCCAGATCGCCCACTACAAGATCCCGCGCTACATCGAGTTCGTGGACGCCTTCCCGATGACCATCACCGGCAAGATCCAGAAGTTCGTGATGCGCGAGCAGACGATCGGCAAGCTCGGGCTCAAGGCGCAGAAGACGGCGTGA
- a CDS encoding amidohydrolase family protein, with translation MKYDVISADGHVDLIWLPPDLFTRNASAAMKERMPYVVDGPKGPEWTSAKGAKFGLVNGMGSAGREYVPGVIHRSDRMASTGLYDDGKKGIRRLTEPGLRLGDQDRDGVQAEVLYGILGASGRLNDPEASTEVLRIYNDWLHDFCRAAPDRLIGLANIPNHDMAVATAEMRRNAKRGVRGFDVANKPDMTPLWDPFWEPLWQVAHETGIPIHFHTIGGRSPDVSKMPEFVKRRVHAWHITSFQMHMSYMLISLIFSGAPERYPNLKIVIGEAGLGWIPYVLQHMDLEWEDQFKDLDLKMKPSEYWHRQFYATYQTDPVGIRLLDLLGEDNVMWGSDYPHPDGIWPDSQEFLDRELSAITPQARRKITRDNAMKLYRLAN, from the coding sequence ATGAAGTACGACGTCATCTCCGCCGACGGCCATGTCGACCTGATCTGGCTGCCGCCCGACCTCTTCACCAGGAACGCCTCCGCCGCGATGAAGGAGCGCATGCCCTACGTCGTGGACGGCCCCAAGGGGCCCGAATGGACGAGTGCAAAGGGCGCCAAGTTCGGTCTGGTGAACGGCATGGGCTCGGCCGGACGCGAATATGTGCCGGGCGTGATCCATCGCTCGGACCGCATGGCTTCCACCGGCCTCTATGACGACGGCAAGAAGGGCATCCGTCGGCTCACCGAGCCCGGGCTGCGACTCGGGGATCAGGACCGCGACGGCGTGCAGGCCGAGGTACTGTACGGCATCCTGGGCGCGAGCGGCCGGCTCAACGATCCCGAGGCCTCGACCGAGGTGCTGCGCATCTACAACGACTGGCTGCACGATTTCTGTCGCGCGGCGCCCGACCGGCTGATCGGGCTGGCCAACATTCCCAACCACGACATGGCGGTCGCGACCGCCGAGATGCGCCGCAATGCCAAGCGCGGCGTGCGCGGCTTCGACGTCGCCAACAAACCCGACATGACGCCGCTCTGGGATCCGTTCTGGGAGCCGCTGTGGCAGGTGGCGCACGAGACCGGCATTCCGATCCACTTCCACACGATCGGCGGACGCTCGCCCGACGTCTCGAAGATGCCGGAGTTCGTGAAGCGGCGGGTCCACGCCTGGCACATCACCAGCTTCCAGATGCATATGAGCTATATGCTGATCTCGCTGATCTTCAGCGGCGCGCCCGAGCGCTATCCCAACCTCAAGATCGTGATCGGCGAGGCCGGGCTCGGCTGGATCCCCTACGTGCTGCAGCACATGGACCTCGAATGGGAGGACCAGTTCAAGGATCTCGACCTCAAGATGAAGCCGTCCGAATACTGGCACCGCCAGTTCTATGCCACCTACCAGACCGATCCTGTCGGCATCCGACTGCTCGACCTCCTGGGCGAGGACAATGTCATGTGGGGCTCGGACTATCCGCATCCCGACGGCATCTGGCCCGACTCGCAGGAATTTCTCGATCGCGAGCTTTCGGCGATCACGCCGCAGGCGCGCCGCAAGATCACCCGCGACAACGCGATGAAGCTTTATCGACTGGCCAACTAG
- a CDS encoding PhzF family phenazine biosynthesis protein codes for MQVPFTTVDVFTDRKFGGNPLAVVTDARRLSGEQMQAVAAEFNLAETTFVLPPGDRAHTAEVRIFTPKAEMPFAGHPNIGTAFVLAKAGKCLGHKVAGDRLVFEEKAGLVPIDLIRDKGEVIATRLAAPQPLTLGDEIAVDIVAEACSLPPTEIQTGVHRPIIASCGVGFVMTELRSREALAAAQGRQDAFRRHLPMERAVGIHLYVRGEDGDLDIQSRMFAPLYGVPEDPATGSANVALIGLLAHFDARADLTLSQTIGQGFDMGRPSILQACAEKRAGKVTATHIGGCCVEMMTGTIEL; via the coding sequence ATGCAGGTTCCCTTCACGACCGTCGATGTCTTCACCGACCGGAAGTTCGGCGGCAACCCGCTGGCCGTCGTCACCGATGCGCGGCGTCTGTCGGGCGAGCAGATGCAAGCCGTTGCCGCCGAGTTCAACCTGGCCGAGACGACCTTCGTCCTGCCGCCCGGCGACCGCGCGCACACGGCCGAGGTGCGGATCTTCACGCCCAAGGCCGAGATGCCGTTTGCCGGCCATCCCAATATCGGCACGGCCTTCGTGCTGGCCAAGGCCGGCAAATGCCTCGGCCACAAGGTCGCAGGCGATCGACTGGTGTTCGAGGAGAAGGCCGGTCTCGTGCCGATCGACCTGATACGCGACAAGGGCGAGGTGATCGCGACCCGGCTGGCCGCGCCGCAGCCGCTGACGCTCGGCGACGAGATCGCCGTCGACATCGTCGCCGAGGCCTGCTCCCTTCCACCGACCGAGATCCAGACCGGCGTGCATCGGCCGATCATCGCTTCCTGCGGCGTGGGCTTCGTCATGACCGAGCTCCGGTCGCGGGAGGCACTGGCGGCCGCGCAAGGCCGCCAGGATGCCTTCCGGCGCCACCTGCCCATGGAGCGCGCCGTCGGCATCCATCTCTATGTGCGCGGCGAGGACGGCGATCTCGACATCCAGAGTCGCATGTTCGCGCCGCTCTACGGCGTCCCCGAGGATCCGGCGACCGGCAGCGCCAACGTCGCCCTGATCGGCCTGCTGGCGCACTTCGATGCGCGCGCCGACCTCACCCTGAGCCAGACCATCGGCCAGGGCTTCGATATGGGCCGTCCCAGCATCCTGCAAGCCTGTGCCGAAAAGCGAGCCGGCAAGGTGACTGCGACCCATATCGGCGGGTGCTGCGTCGAGATGATGACGGGGACAATCGAGCTCTGA
- a CDS encoding ArgE/DapE family deacylase translates to MSKKLSSELVSILSDLIALPSPYPPGTSVEICAYAAKRLRKAGYKVEIARKVKGVDNVVARRKGRGKGPVVALNAHVDTVGVGERANWKSDPFKALVKGGLVYGLGAGNCKGSMAVQLWLAEEIARRGGPAKGELIFTFVADEENLGPNGMEYLRKSGKVRPDALILGAQTENNLIVAERGVMWARLTTKGKAAHAGNPAAGDNAVLRMMRLVGALQSYYDEALAKRRSGAMRSTVNVGMFHGGHNTNVVPSACTAEIDRRLLPGEKVKDAFAELKRVVDSAGEPRSLYRVEFLTGTNGFFAPENGQAVTAFEAAIKEQTGRKAKFLNATGVSDGRYYADDGIEIINFGPGSGAQGHAANESVPIAEMVAAARIQLEVVSRLLS, encoded by the coding sequence GTGTCCAAGAAATTGTCGTCCGAGCTCGTCTCGATCCTGTCCGACCTGATCGCGCTGCCGAGCCCCTACCCGCCCGGCACGTCGGTCGAGATCTGTGCCTATGCGGCGAAGCGCCTGAGGAAGGCCGGCTACAAGGTGGAGATCGCGCGCAAGGTGAAGGGCGTCGACAACGTCGTGGCGCGACGCAAGGGCAGGGGCAAAGGGCCGGTCGTCGCCTTGAACGCCCATGTCGACACGGTGGGCGTGGGCGAGCGCGCCAACTGGAAGAGCGATCCGTTCAAGGCCCTGGTGAAAGGCGGCCTCGTCTACGGCCTGGGTGCCGGCAACTGCAAGGGGAGCATGGCCGTCCAGCTCTGGCTGGCCGAAGAGATCGCACGGCGCGGCGGACCGGCGAAGGGCGAGCTGATCTTCACCTTCGTGGCCGACGAGGAGAATCTCGGGCCGAACGGCATGGAATATCTGCGCAAGAGCGGCAAGGTGCGGCCCGATGCGCTGATCCTGGGCGCGCAGACCGAGAACAATCTGATCGTGGCCGAGCGCGGCGTGATGTGGGCGCGCCTCACCACCAAAGGCAAAGCGGCCCATGCCGGCAATCCCGCCGCGGGCGACAACGCGGTCCTGCGCATGATGCGGCTCGTCGGCGCCCTGCAGTCCTACTACGACGAGGCACTGGCGAAGCGTAGATCGGGCGCCATGAGGTCGACGGTGAATGTCGGCATGTTCCATGGCGGCCACAACACCAACGTCGTGCCTTCGGCCTGCACGGCCGAGATCGACCGTCGCCTGCTGCCCGGCGAGAAGGTGAAGGACGCGTTCGCCGAGCTGAAGCGCGTGGTCGATTCGGCAGGTGAGCCGCGGAGCCTCTATCGCGTCGAGTTCCTGACCGGCACCAACGGCTTCTTCGCGCCCGAGAACGGGCAGGCCGTCACGGCCTTCGAGGCGGCCATCAAGGAACAGACGGGCCGCAAGGCCAAATTCCTCAACGCCACCGGCGTCAGCGATGGCCGCTACTACGCCGACGACGGGATCGAGATCATCAATTTCGGGCCTGGCTCCGGCGCGCAGGGTCACGCCGCGAACGAAAGCGTTCCGATCGCCGAAATGGTCGCGGCGGCGCGGATCCAGTTGGAAGTGGTGAGCCGACTGCTATCCTGA
- a CDS encoding DMT family transporter, with protein sequence MQQPLRIASLTVLAMLAFAGNSLLCRLALRDTTIDAASFTSIRLVSGAVMLAILMAGRGARPWTAGTWPAAAMLFAYAVTFSFAYRQLTAATGALLLFGAVQITMLGYGLATGERLQGLQWLGLSVAVAGLVGLLLPGIAAPPLMGAAFMLAAGAAWGVYSLLGRGVTDPVAGTAGNFLRAVPFTIALSLATTAQASFDATGILYAVASGAITSGLGYVFWYAALPAFKAASAATVQLSVPALAALGGVLLLAEPLSPRLLIASVAILGGIALVILRRR encoded by the coding sequence ATGCAGCAGCCGCTTCGCATCGCCTCGCTCACCGTCCTCGCCATGCTGGCCTTTGCCGGCAACTCGCTCCTTTGCCGCCTCGCCCTGCGCGACACGACGATCGATGCGGCAAGCTTCACCTCGATCCGCCTGGTTTCGGGCGCCGTGATGCTGGCCATCCTCATGGCCGGCCGTGGCGCCAGACCGTGGACCGCAGGAACGTGGCCCGCCGCCGCGATGCTCTTCGCCTACGCCGTCACCTTCTCCTTCGCCTATCGGCAGCTCACCGCGGCGACCGGCGCCTTGCTGCTGTTCGGCGCGGTCCAGATCACGATGTTGGGTTACGGCCTTGCGACCGGCGAGCGCCTGCAGGGCCTGCAATGGCTGGGATTGTCGGTTGCCGTCGCCGGTCTCGTCGGGCTGCTGCTGCCCGGCATCGCCGCGCCGCCGCTGATGGGCGCGGCCTTCATGCTCGCAGCCGGCGCCGCCTGGGGCGTCTATTCCCTGCTCGGGCGCGGCGTGACCGACCCGGTGGCGGGAACCGCGGGGAATTTCCTGCGCGCAGTGCCGTTCACCATCGCGCTGAGCCTTGCGACGACGGCGCAGGCGAGCTTCGACGCCACCGGCATCCTCTATGCCGTCGCTTCGGGCGCCATCACTTCGGGCCTGGGCTACGTGTTCTGGTATGCCGCCCTGCCCGCCTTCAAGGCGGCGTCGGCCGCAACCGTCCAGCTCAGCGTGCCGGCACTGGCAGCCCTCGGCGGAGTCCTGCTGCTGGCCGAACCACTCTCGCCGCGCCTGCTGATCGCGTCGGTCGCGATCCTGGGCGGCATCGCCCTCGTCATCCTGCGGCGACGCTGA
- a CDS encoding Zn-dependent hydrolase: MGVALKESSGAVREDRLWQRHADMARLGGTPKGGVNRQALSAEDAAARNLLMEWARARGFSVFTDAIGNLFVRRDGTDAKAPPVMSGSHMDSQPTGGRFDGMYGVLAAFEALEALEDAGIRTRRPVIAVAWTNEEGSRFQPGAMGSAVFAGIYRLDEMLATKDWQGVALKDALAETLKAAPAPMREGPPGFDVGFYVEAHIEQGPRLEAASKTIGVVTAIQGSRRYIVEIDGEEAHAGTTPRAARKDAFVAATRIAAAMYEATTDADDTLRFTIGRVEVSPGSPNTVPGKVTFTIDMRHPDDGMLETHEKKLRDIVARKARPCPARIERVTNVAPTLFDPRVIDLVRNKAQALKLAHMDMPSGAGHDAMHIARLCPAGMIFVPCERGVSHNESENATPSDLAAGARVLVAVLQELANR; this comes from the coding sequence ATGGGCGTGGCCCTCAAGGAGAGCTCCGGCGCGGTGCGCGAGGATCGGCTGTGGCAACGGCATGCCGACATGGCCAGGCTCGGCGGCACGCCCAAGGGCGGCGTCAATCGCCAGGCGCTGTCGGCCGAGGATGCGGCGGCGCGCAACCTCTTGATGGAGTGGGCCAGGGCGCGCGGCTTTTCCGTTTTCACCGATGCGATCGGCAATCTTTTCGTGCGGCGCGACGGCACCGACGCCAAGGCACCGCCGGTGATGAGCGGCTCGCACATGGACAGCCAGCCGACCGGCGGCCGCTTCGACGGCATGTACGGTGTGCTGGCGGCCTTCGAGGCGCTGGAGGCGCTGGAGGATGCCGGCATCCGCACGCGGCGGCCGGTGATCGCGGTCGCCTGGACCAACGAGGAAGGCTCGCGCTTCCAGCCCGGCGCCATGGGCTCGGCGGTGTTCGCCGGCATCTACCGGCTCGACGAGATGCTGGCGACGAAGGATTGGCAAGGCGTCGCGCTGAAGGATGCGCTGGCCGAGACGCTGAAGGCCGCGCCGGCGCCAATGCGCGAGGGCCCGCCAGGCTTCGATGTCGGCTTCTACGTCGAGGCCCATATCGAGCAGGGCCCGCGCCTCGAGGCGGCAAGCAAGACGATCGGCGTGGTGACGGCGATCCAGGGCAGCCGCCGCTACATCGTCGAGATCGACGGCGAGGAGGCGCATGCCGGCACGACGCCGCGCGCCGCCCGCAAGGACGCCTTTGTCGCGGCGACGCGCATCGCGGCCGCGATGTACGAGGCGACGACCGACGCCGACGACACGCTGCGCTTCACCATCGGCCGCGTCGAGGTCTCGCCCGGCTCGCCCAACACGGTGCCGGGCAAGGTCACCTTCACGATCGACATGCGCCATCCCGACGACGGCATGCTGGAGACGCACGAGAAGAAGCTGCGGGACATCGTGGCGCGCAAGGCCAGGCCCTGCCCTGCCCGCATCGAGCGGGTGACCAATGTGGCGCCCACCTTGTTCGACCCCCGGGTGATCGACCTGGTGCGCAACAAGGCCCAGGCGCTGAAGCTCGCCCACATGGACATGCCTTCCGGCGCGGGCCACGACGCCATGCATATCGCCAGGCTCTGCCCCGCCGGCATGATCTTCGTGCCCTGCGAGCGCGGCGTCAGCCACAACGAGAGCGAGAATGCCACGCCCTCCGACCTCGCCGCCGGCGCGCGCGTTCTGGTCGCGGTGCTGCAGGAGCTGGCGAATCGCTAG
- a CDS encoding NAD(P)/FAD-dependent oxidoreductase, with amino-acid sequence MDYDAIVIGAGISGLYQLYCLRKLGLEVRVFETGTGVGGTWYWNRYPGARFDSESYSYGYSFSQELLDEWHWTEHFSPQPQTLKYLNYVADKFDLRRDIQFRSRVTAAHYKEETRGWEITLEGGTRHSARFLVTAVGPLSAPTMPRIEGIDTFKGLSCHTARWPHEPVSFEGKRVAVIGTGATGVQTIQEVAKTAGTLTVFQRTPNWCAPLHNAPIGEEEMREIRSRYPEIFERCRETFACFLHTPDPRATSEVTPEEREAVFEKLYGNRGFGMWQGNFRDILVDRKANALVSDFVARKIRQRVKDPKVAEKLIPRNHGFGTRRVPLETRYYEVYNQPNVTLVDIGETPIDRITPKGIKTSAAEHGFDIIIYATGFDAITGSFDRIDIRGVDGLRLKDKWKGGPQTWLGVQVEGFPNMFMVMGPHTALGNIPRSIEYNVEWVIGVIRYMREHGFTRAECQPEGVAAWTDHVKALGEGLLSNEVDSWMTGINRNVEGKQTRIVARYSGSAPAYRARCDEVAANGYKEMALS; translated from the coding sequence ATGGATTACGACGCGATCGTCATCGGCGCCGGCATTTCGGGCCTTTACCAGCTCTATTGCCTGCGCAAGCTCGGCCTCGAGGTCCGGGTGTTCGAGACCGGCACGGGCGTGGGCGGCACGTGGTACTGGAACCGCTATCCCGGCGCGCGCTTCGACTCCGAAAGCTATTCCTACGGCTACTCCTTCTCCCAGGAGCTGCTGGACGAATGGCACTGGACCGAGCATTTCTCGCCCCAGCCGCAGACGCTCAAGTACCTGAACTACGTCGCCGACAAGTTCGACCTGCGTCGCGACATCCAGTTCAGGTCGCGCGTGACGGCGGCGCACTACAAGGAAGAGACGCGCGGCTGGGAAATCACGCTGGAGGGCGGCACCCGGCACAGCGCGCGCTTTCTCGTCACTGCCGTCGGCCCCCTCTCGGCGCCGACCATGCCCAGGATCGAGGGCATCGATACGTTCAAGGGCCTATCCTGCCATACCGCGCGCTGGCCGCACGAGCCGGTGAGCTTCGAGGGCAAGCGCGTCGCCGTGATCGGCACGGGCGCGACCGGCGTGCAGACCATCCAGGAGGTGGCCAAGACCGCAGGCACCCTCACCGTCTTCCAGCGCACGCCCAACTGGTGCGCGCCGCTGCACAACGCCCCGATCGGCGAGGAGGAAATGCGCGAGATCAGGTCGCGCTACCCCGAGATCTTCGAGCGCTGCCGCGAGACCTTCGCCTGCTTCCTGCACACGCCCGATCCCCGCGCCACCAGCGAGGTCACACCGGAGGAGCGCGAAGCGGTCTTCGAGAAGCTCTACGGCAACCGCGGCTTCGGCATGTGGCAGGGCAACTTCCGCGACATTCTGGTCGACCGCAAGGCGAACGCCCTCGTGAGCGACTTCGTGGCGCGCAAGATCCGCCAGCGGGTGAAGGATCCGAAGGTGGCCGAGAAGCTGATCCCCAGGAACCACGGCTTCGGCACGCGGCGCGTGCCGCTCGAGACCCGGTACTATGAAGTCTACAACCAGCCCAACGTGACGCTGGTCGATATCGGTGAGACACCGATCGACCGCATCACGCCCAAAGGCATCAAGACCAGCGCCGCCGAGCACGGGTTCGACATCATCATCTACGCCACGGGCTTCGACGCCATCACCGGCAGCTTCGACCGCATCGACATCCGCGGCGTCGATGGCCTGCGGTTGAAGGACAAGTGGAAGGGCGGGCCGCAGACCTGGCTCGGCGTGCAGGTCGAGGGCTTCCCCAACATGTTCATGGTGATGGGTCCGCACACCGCTCTCGGCAACATCCCGCGCAGCATCGAATACAATGTCGAATGGGTGATCGGCGTGATCCGTTACATGCGCGAGCACGGCTTCACCCGCGCCGAATGCCAGCCCGAGGGCGTCGCAGCCTGGACCGACCACGTGAAGGCGCTGGGCGAGGGCCTGCTCTCCAACGAGGTCGACTCCTGGATGACCGGCATCAACCGCAACGTCGAGGGCAAGCAGACCCGCATCGTCGCCCGCTACAGCGGCAGCGCCCCCGCCTACCGCGCCCGCTGCGACGAGGTCGCTGCCAACGGGTACAAGGAAATGGCGCTGTCGTAG
- the puuE gene encoding allantoinase PuuE has product MHNHLDRNLVGYGAHPPDPQWPGEARIAVSFVLNYEEGGENTILNGDAGSEIYLTETPGGVPLQGARDLSTESIYEYGSRAGFWRILRLFAERNMRFTSWAVGRALELNPVAGKAMAEAGHEVASHGWRWINYKDFALEQELDHIRKAVKAIKETAGKPPVGWYTGRFGMNTLKAVVQHGGFLYSSDSYNDDLPYWVRVDGTPHLVIPYTLEVNDMKFAVAPGFTQGDGWLQAMKDAFDVLYAEGARSPKMMSVGLHCRLAGRPSRAATLARFLDYVGAKPKVWVATREEIARHWMTVHPAP; this is encoded by the coding sequence ATGCACAATCACCTCGATCGCAACCTGGTCGGCTACGGCGCCCATCCGCCAGACCCGCAATGGCCCGGCGAGGCGCGCATCGCCGTAAGCTTCGTGCTGAACTACGAGGAGGGTGGAGAGAACACGATCCTGAACGGCGATGCCGGATCCGAGATCTATCTCACCGAAACGCCGGGCGGCGTGCCGCTGCAGGGCGCGCGCGATCTCTCGACCGAGTCGATCTACGAGTACGGCAGCCGCGCCGGCTTCTGGCGCATCCTGCGGCTCTTCGCCGAGCGCAATATGCGCTTCACCTCGTGGGCCGTGGGCCGTGCGCTGGAGCTGAATCCCGTCGCCGGCAAGGCGATGGCCGAGGCCGGGCACGAGGTGGCGAGCCACGGCTGGCGCTGGATCAACTACAAGGACTTCGCGCTCGAGCAGGAGCTCGATCACATCAGGAAGGCCGTGAAGGCGATCAAGGAGACAGCCGGCAAGCCACCGGTCGGCTGGTATACCGGCCGCTTCGGCATGAACACGCTCAAGGCCGTCGTGCAGCATGGCGGTTTCCTCTATTCGAGCGATTCCTACAACGACGACCTGCCCTATTGGGTGCGCGTTGACGGCACGCCGCACCTGGTCATTCCCTACACGCTCGAGGTGAACGACATGAAGTTCGCCGTGGCGCCGGGCTTCACCCAAGGCGACGGCTGGCTACAGGCGATGAAGGATGCCTTCGATGTGCTTTATGCCGAGGGCGCACGCTCGCCGAAGATGATGTCGGTCGGTCTTCACTGCCGCCTCGCCGGTCGGCCGAGCCGCGCCGCCACCCTGGCGCGCTTTCTCGATTATGTCGGCGCCAAACCCAAGGTCTGGGTCGCAACGCGCGAGGAGATCGCCCGCCACTGGATGACGGTGCATCCGGCACCCTGA